In the genome of Nocardioides sp. NBC_00368, the window GCGAGGAACCGGCCACGGTGGACACGCGCGCGTCGTCCGGACGGGTGGCGGCCATCCGCGAGTCCGGGGAGCTGTCGCTCGGCGGTCATGGTCCGATCCGCTTCGACGGCGGCACCGACCTGGTCATGCACCGCCGTGCCAGCCTGCCGGGCCATCCCAACGGCATGGTGTTCACCGCGTACGCCGCTACGGGGGAGGTGCTGCGCGAGCGGACCTACTACTCCGTCGGCGGCGGCTTCGTGGTCGACGAGCACGCCTCGGGCGCCGCGCGGGTGGTCGCCGACCGCTCGCCCGTACGCTTCCCGTTCGCCACCGGTGCCGAGCTGCTCGACATCTGCGAGCGCGAGGGGTTCCGGGTCTCCGACCTCATGCGCGCCAACGAGCTGACCTGGCGTACACAGGACGAGGTCCGCGCGGGCCTTCTCGAGATCTGGCAGGTGATGGCGGCCTGCGTGCAGGCCGGCTGTGACCGTGACCCGGTCACCGACGGCGTACTTCCTGGTGGTCTGCGGGTCCCGCGCCGGGCGCCGCTGCTCTACCGCGACCTGGCCTCCGGGGCCGGGGCCACGGACCCCTTCCGGGTGATGGACTGGGTCAACCTGTTCGCCCTGGCGGTCAACGAGGAGAACGCCTCGGGCGGCCGGGTCGTCACCGCTCCCACCAACGGCGCGGCCGGCATCGTGCCCGCCGTCCTGCACTACTGGGTACGTTTCGTGACGCCCGAGGCCGGGCTGGACGAGGCCGCGATCGAGGACGGCATCGTCCGGTTCCTGCTCACCGCGGCCGCGATCGGGATCCTGTGCAAGACGAACGCCTCGATCTCCGGCGCCGAGGTCGGCTGCCAGGGCGAGGTCGGCTCGGCCTGCGCGATGGCGGCCGGCGCGCTGTGCGAGGTGCTCGGCGGGACCCCGGAGCAGGTCGAGAACGCCGCCGAGGTCGGGATCGAGCACAACCTCGGTCTCACCTGCGACCCGGTCGGCGGGCTGGTGCAGATCCCGTGCATCGAGCGCAACGCCATCGCCAGCGTGAAGGCGATCAACGCCGCGCGCCTCGCCCTCAACGGCGACGGCTCCCACAAGGTCAGTCTCGACAAGGCGCTGAAGACGATGCGCGAGACCGGGGCGGACATGAAGGTGAAATACAAGGAGACCTCTCGCGGGGGTCTCGCGGTCAACGTCATCGAGTGCTGAGCCGGGGCCGCTCATAGTACCGCTTGCTATACTTGGGTCATGTCGTCACGTGGTGAGATCCTGCGCGAGGTGATGCTCGAGACGGGCACCACCCAGTCGACGCTGTCTCGCACCAGCGGTGTCCATCAGCCGAGCATCAGCCAGTTCCTCTCCGGGAAGGTCGACCTGAGCGACGAACAGCTCGACCGATTGCTGTCCTGCATGGGCCGGCGTCTCGAGGTCGTACGCCGCCCCGTCACGCCCGACCTGACCCGCTCCGAGCGCCGCTCGTGGATGCTTCATCGCCGCCTGTCAGGCGACCTGACCCCGACGACGCTGCGTGAGTGGAGGCCGAGGATCGAGCGCCGCCTCGACCACCTCCGTCACAACGTCAACGGACAACCGCACGAGCGGAACCTCGAGCGCTGGACCTTGCTCATCGACAACGAGGACGTACGCGGCCTGCAGCGTGTCATGACCGGCCTCGACCGCGACTCCATCGAGATGCGCGAAGTCTCGCCCATGGGCGGCCTGCTCAGCGAGCGTGACCGCGTTCAGGTCCTCGAGCAACTGGCCGAGGCCAGCTGATGCGTCGCGATCAGCTCGAGCACGCCATCCGTACGGCATGCCAGATCATCGGCCACCCTGAGGTGATCGTCGTCGGCTCGCAGTCCATCCTCGGATCGTTCGACGAGACTCAGTTGCCGCCCGATGCGACGATGTCGATCGAGGTCGACATCCTGCCCATCGCTGACGACAACGACGAGACCGCCCGCCTCGCCGACGTCATCGAGGGCATCGCTGGAGAGTTCTCGCCGTTCGAAGAACTGCACGGGTTCAGCATCGACGGTGTCGACCTGAGCACATCTGTGCTGCCGGACGGCTGGCGCGATCGACTCGTGAAGGTGCGGAACGCGAACACTGCTGCGCCCGGAGGGGAGCCCGTCTTCACGGGCTGGTGTCTCGACAAGGAGGACCTCTGCGTCGCCAAGCTCTGTGCGTTCCGTGAGAAGGACCAGAACTTCGTGGCGGCACTCATTCGTGCGGGCATGGTCGATCGGAAGCTCATTGCTGAGCGACTGGGCACAGTGCCGGTCAAGGATCGGGCAGCAACGGAACGTGCCGCGGCGTGGCTCGAGGTGCTCTGACCAGGCTGCATGACCCAGCGATGCACTGTTGAGCCGCAGAGCATCGTCGCATGAAGTCGTCGTCCACGGGTACCACGTCGGAGTATGGCGATCACCCTTGTCACCGGAGCGTCCAGCGGGATCGGTCTGGCTGTCGCGCGCCTGGCCGCGACCCGCGGCGACCACCTCGTGCTGGTCGCCCGGGGTCGTGAGTCGCTGGACGCCGCTGCTCGTGAGTGTGTGCGGCTGGGTGCCGCATCGACCATGGTGCTGCCGCTCGATGTGGGAGACGACGATGCGGTGCGGGACTGTGTCGGGGCGGTGCTCGACCGGCACGGGCGGCTCGACACGGTCATCCACTGCGCGGGAGTGGTCGCGATGGGTCGCACGGAGTCTTTGCCGTCCGATCTCTTCGAGGGGGTGCTGCGTACCAACCTCCTCGGGTCGGTCAACGTGGCGCGTCATGTGGTGCCGGTGCTGCGCAGCCAGGGCAGCGGAACGCTGGTCCTGGTCGGTTCAGCGCTCGGCCACATCACGGCGCCCTCGATGAGCCCCTACGTCATCAGCAAGTGGGGCGTACGCGCGCTGGCCTATCAGCTGCGCCTGGAGAACCGCGACCGACCTGACGTCGCGATCGTGTACGTCGCGCCCGCGGGCGTGGACACCCCGATCTATCGCCATGCCGCGAGTGTCATCGGTCATGAGGGCCGGCCTCCGCCTCCGGTCTCGAGCCCCCAACGGACAGCCCGACAGATCCTGCGCCGCGCCGACCGCGGCCGTGGCCGGCCACAGCTGAGCATGGCCGGCGAGGTGATACGGCTGGGGCATGCGGTGCCTCTCCTCCACGACCGGGTGGTCGCGCCGATCCTCGGCTTCCTGCTCACCGACCTGACCCGCCCGGTGGACCCACATCCGGGCAACGTCCTGACCAGCATGAGAGGCGAGAACGCCATGCGCGGCGGCCGCGGGAACGCCGCCCTGGGAGTCGTACGCAACCTGGCCGTCCGCATAACGCGCCGGGGGAGGGGTACCGCTAGGTCCAGTGACCCCGAGCCGCCGAGGACGTCTCCATGAGCACAAATCACAGGCTGGTCCACGCCTCACCCGAGCACGTGTGGGAGGTCCTTTCGGACGGTTGGCTCTACCCGCTCTGGGTGGTCGGCGCGTCTCGACTGCGTGATGCCGACAAGGACTGGCCGAACGTCGGCTCTCAGCTGCACCACTCGGTCGGCGTCTGGCCGCTGCTGCTCGACGACAGCACCGAGGTGCTCGAGTGCGATCCCGGGAGCAGGCTGTTGCTCCGTGCGCGCGGTTGGCCCGTAGGCGCCGCGCATGTCGAGATCACGGTGGAGCCGGCAGGCGAGGACACCGAGATCTCGATTCGAGAGCAGGCCGTCGCCGGCCCGGGCGCTCTGATCCCAAGGCCTGTGCAGGATCCGCTTCTCAAGTGGCGAAACGTGGAGGCTCTCCGGCGCTTGGCCTTCATCGTCGAACGCCGCCCATGAGTGATGCGTCCTACGACGCGGTCGTCGTCGGGTCCGGACCCAACGGCCTGGTCGCGGCCAACCTGCTCGTCGACAAGGGCTGGTCGGTGCTGGTGCTCGAGGCTCAGCCCACCACAGGTGGAGCGGTCCGCAGCTCCGAGGACGTCCAGCCGGGCTTCGTCCATGACACCTTCAGCGCGTTCTATCCGCTCGCGGCCGCCTCACCCACGATCCGCGGTCTCGGCCTGGACGACTACGGGCTGCGGTGGACGCATGCACCCGCAGTCCTGGGGCACCCCATGCAGGACGGCAGTTGGGCGCTGCTGCACCGCGACCGACACGTCACCGCAGAGCTGCTCGATGCCCAGCATGCCGGCGACGGCGACGCGTGGCTGGAGCTCTGCGGTCTCTGGGACCACATCGGCGAACCCCTCGTGCACGCCCTGCTGACCCCGTTCCCACCCCTGCGGCCGGGGGCTCAGCTGCTCAACGCCCTTCGTCGTGCAGGAGGCCTGGCGGCCGTGCGTACGCTGCTCACCCCGGCCGGAGACCTCGCCCGCAACCGCTTCGGTGGCGAAGGTGCGCGTCTGCTCCTGGCCGGCAACGCCGGGCATGCCGACATCCCGTTGGACTCGC includes:
- a CDS encoding SDR family NAD(P)-dependent oxidoreductase; amino-acid sequence: MAITLVTGASSGIGLAVARLAATRGDHLVLVARGRESLDAAARECVRLGAASTMVLPLDVGDDDAVRDCVGAVLDRHGRLDTVIHCAGVVAMGRTESLPSDLFEGVLRTNLLGSVNVARHVVPVLRSQGSGTLVLVGSALGHITAPSMSPYVISKWGVRALAYQLRLENRDRPDVAIVYVAPAGVDTPIYRHAASVIGHEGRPPPPVSSPQRTARQILRRADRGRGRPQLSMAGEVIRLGHAVPLLHDRVVAPILGFLLTDLTRPVDPHPGNVLTSMRGENAMRGGRGNAALGVVRNLAVRITRRGRGTARSSDPEPPRTSP
- a CDS encoding DUF6036 family nucleotidyltransferase, whose product is MRRDQLEHAIRTACQIIGHPEVIVVGSQSILGSFDETQLPPDATMSIEVDILPIADDNDETARLADVIEGIAGEFSPFEELHGFSIDGVDLSTSVLPDGWRDRLVKVRNANTAAPGGEPVFTGWCLDKEDLCVAKLCAFREKDQNFVAALIRAGMVDRKLIAERLGTVPVKDRAATERAAAWLEVL
- a CDS encoding helix-turn-helix domain-containing protein: MSSRGEILREVMLETGTTQSTLSRTSGVHQPSISQFLSGKVDLSDEQLDRLLSCMGRRLEVVRRPVTPDLTRSERRSWMLHRRLSGDLTPTTLREWRPRIERRLDHLRHNVNGQPHERNLERWTLLIDNEDVRGLQRVMTGLDRDSIEMREVSPMGGLLSERDRVQVLEQLAEAS
- a CDS encoding L-serine ammonia-lyase; this translates as MATALSAFDLYSIGIGPSSSHTVGPMRAAKTFVDGLVADGRLGEVARVKAELFGSLGATGHGHGSEGAVLLGLEGEEPATVDTRASSGRVAAIRESGELSLGGHGPIRFDGGTDLVMHRRASLPGHPNGMVFTAYAATGEVLRERTYYSVGGGFVVDEHASGAARVVADRSPVRFPFATGAELLDICEREGFRVSDLMRANELTWRTQDEVRAGLLEIWQVMAACVQAGCDRDPVTDGVLPGGLRVPRRAPLLYRDLASGAGATDPFRVMDWVNLFALAVNEENASGGRVVTAPTNGAAGIVPAVLHYWVRFVTPEAGLDEAAIEDGIVRFLLTAAAIGILCKTNASISGAEVGCQGEVGSACAMAAGALCEVLGGTPEQVENAAEVGIEHNLGLTCDPVGGLVQIPCIERNAIASVKAINAARLALNGDGSHKVSLDKALKTMRETGADMKVKYKETSRGGLAVNVIEC
- a CDS encoding SRPBCC family protein codes for the protein MSTNHRLVHASPEHVWEVLSDGWLYPLWVVGASRLRDADKDWPNVGSQLHHSVGVWPLLLDDSTEVLECDPGSRLLLRARGWPVGAAHVEITVEPAGEDTEISIREQAVAGPGALIPRPVQDPLLKWRNVEALRRLAFIVERRP